The bacterium DNA segment TATTTGCCCATAAGCCGATGACAATGGAGAAAATGACTTGACCTATCAAGAAATGTTTTTAAATATCCTGTTATATGATTTAGATATACGGGACTGCCAAAAATAATACCATCATTTTCCAGAATTTTATTAAGTAAAAAAGAAGCATCATCTTTTATAGGACATGCCATTATTTTCTTATGACAATTTTCACAAGCCCTGCAAAATTCAATTCTAAAATTACATAAATCAATATATTCCGTTTCTGCACCTTTTTGTTCTGCACCTGATAAAATATCTTTAAGCAAAATAGATGTATTACTTATTTCTCTACGAGGTGATGCAGAAATACCTAAAATCTTTATTTTTTCATTATTCATATTCTCTATATTACCACCTCATTTTTCATTATCAAGATATAAATCCCGATACCAGATGTTTCTAAACCTCACAGGATTACTATGGTCCTGAAGCATTAAAGGTCCTTTGTTTGGATGTGGTTTGTAAGGCAATATTTGTTTATGTGCAGTTGGACCTAAAATTTCCCGATGATAATGGACAACAAT contains these protein-coding regions:
- a CDS encoding flavodoxin family protein; translated protein: MNNEKIKILGISASPRREISNTSILLKDILSGAEQKGAETEYIDLCNFRIEFCRACENCHKKIMACPIKDDASFLLNKILENDGIIFGSPVYLNHITGYLKTFLDRSSHFLHCHRLMGKYTAVVATSGGGPQDMIGDYIKEYSISCGAQYVGGVFTKIPITEEVKKHANELGKAIVDAIKEKKEFPEQIQKINSHKEYFRKIIENRKDDWIEEYQYYKDNNWF